TGAAATAAGACAGAATGAACTTCTCAATGCCGGATTGGGTGCACTGACCATCAGCCTGGACGGCCTGGAAGACTCCCATAATTGGTTGCGGAATATGCCTGGCAGTTTTGCGAAAGTGGACAAGGCATTATCTATTGCCGCCAATGCAAAACGCCTGAATTTTGATGTGGTGACTTGTGTGAACCAGAGAAATCTCCGGGAACTTCCTGAAATAAAATGCTATTTGCAGAAAAAAGGAGTGAAGGCCTGGCGCTTGTTCACCATCATCCCTATCGGAAGGGCTGCAGACCATTCTGAATTATTCCTGGATAAAGCACAATTAAAGGAAATGTTTGAATTCATTAAAGCCTCCAGGAAGGAAGCGGCTATGGATGTAAAGTTCAGCTGCGAAGGATATACGGGGTCATATGAATTGAAGGTCAGAGACAGTTTCTTTTTTTGCAGGGCGGGTATCAATATTGCCTCGGTACTGGCTGATGGATCCATTTCAGCCTGCCCTAATATCGACCGTTCTTTTTCACAGGGTAATATTTACCAGGATAATTTTTACAGGGTTTGGCAGGACAGATTCCTGCCTTTCCGCGACAGAAGCTGGACAAGGAAAGGGAAATGCGCCGTTTGTCCTGACTACCGGGATTGCCTGGGAAGCGGAATGCATAACTGGCATGGTGAAAAGAGCGAAGTGCTGGTTTGCCATCGTCAGGTTTAAAAAGTACTTTTGAAAGAAATATCAAGCTTTATGAAGGAGAATTTTCACAGGAAGGGGAATGAAATCAGGATCAATGACCTTGAGAAGGCACAATTACCGAAGGTTGTGGCTCTTAGCAGGAAGGAGCTTGGTGATGATTATCTTTATGAACGTGATTTCCTGAAGTGTCTAAACCACGACAAACAGCATTTTTGCAAGGTTGCCACACAAGAAGACGGTCATGTGTTGGGATTTGTCAGAACCCTGTTATTTGATAAAAAAACTGTTGCTGAATATCTGAAGCTCCCGGAAAACCTACTACATGAAGTCATGCCTGGCTCGAACCGGATTGGCATTTTAGATTCTATGGCCGTCAATCATGATATAAAGAAAATGGGACTGGGCAGAAAAATGCTGGGCGAGGCTTTCGGGCAATTATCCCTCAACCAGGCAGATGCTATCGTTGCTATGGCCTGGAAGGATATCCATGGTATAACCAATGCACATAAATTGCTCGATGAGTTTGGACTAAAACCTGCATTTGAAATAAAGGGATACTGGAATACCTTTGTCGGAGGAGATGAAGGGCACCATTGTCCGGTTTGTAAAGTACCTCCGTGTGAATGCTATGGGGTTTTGTATTCTTTGGTAAATTGATAAACCTTCACCCTTATTTTCTATATCATTTTCCTTTTAGCACCGCTTATAATCACCATTTTTTTCTCTTGTTGCTTGTCCTTGATTTTTCCTGGGAAGTATCCACTGCAAATCTCTTTCCTTCATAGGTGCCTGATTTCATTTTTACCATTACTTTATCCGCCACTTTTTCATTCACTTCAAAGAAGGAATATCCACTCAGGATGCTGATTTGGCCAATATTGTCACTGGTGATCCCGGTTTCACTGCAAATAAGTCGTACCAGCGCACCTTTGTTCATGTTTTGTCTTTCTCCCAGGTTAATGAACAAACGTTTGCTTCCACCTTTGATGTTTTTATTATAAGCATCTTTTCTCTTATCAGGTTTTCTTTGGCTACTTCTGTCATTTTTATCAGATTCCTTTTTTGCATTGAGGTCTCCGGTGTTTTTATAATAATCCAGGAAAGTGTTTAGTTCCGCTGAAATGAATTTCTGGATAATTTCCTCAAGGGGGTATTTTTTAAGCTTTTTGTATATGATTGGCCAGTAGCGGTTTATAGCTTCATCGTCTACAGGTGTTCTTGCTACCTTATCCATCAATGCATACATTTGTTGTTCACAGATTTCCTCAGCATCAGGAATTTGCAAGTGTTCAATTTTGATGTTCAGGTTTTTTTCCAGTTGACTGATGCGATGATTTTCTCTTGTATTGACAAGTGTAATTGAAATTCCTGATTTTCCGGCTCTGGCGGTACGGCCGCTTCTGTGGGTATATACTTCGAGGTCGTCAGGCAGGTTATAGTTTATCACATGGGATATGTCATAAACATCCAGTCCGCGTGCTGCCACATCCGTAGCCACAAGTATCTTCACCGTTCTATCGCGGAACCTCTTCATGGCAGAATCTCTTTGAGCCTGGCTGAGGTCGCCATGGAGCGGAGTGGCATTGTATCCGTCTTTTTCCAGTTTTTCAGCAATTGACCCTGTTTCATGTCGTGTCCGGCAAAATACCAAACTAAAGATTTCCGGGTAAAAATCCAGGATCCTCTTTAATGCAAAATACCGGTCTTTTTCTTTCATCATATAATAATGATGTCCGATATTCGCTGCGGCACTGTTTCTTTTTCCAACCACAATTTCCACTGGGTCCGTCATATAGTTTTCTGCTATCCTTCTGACCTCTTTGGGCATAGTTGCAGAAAAAAGTCCAGTGTTTTTGGTTTCCGGTATTTTTTGCAGAATGGCATCGAGGTCTTCTTTAAAGCCCATATTGAGCATTTCATCTGCTTCATCCAGGATAACCGTTTTTACAGTTCCCAGATTTACAGTTTTTCTTTTAATGAGATCAAGCAGTCTTCCCGGAGTAGCAACCAGGATATGGGCTCCTTTGCGGACCTTTCGGATTTGCTCTTCTATATTGGCTCCCCCATACACTGCTGTGATTTTCGGATTGTCAAGAAAAACGGCATACGATTCAAGGTCTTTGGTGATCTGCATGCAGAGTTCTCTTGTCGGACAAATTACCAGTCCTTGCGTGGAATTATCATTCAGATTGATATGCTGCAATAACGGTAATCCGAAAGCAGCAGTTTTACCGGTACCCGTCTGTGCAAGCCCGATGAGGTCTCTTTTGTTTTCCAGAAAAATTGGGATTACCTTTTCCTGTATTTCTGTTGGATTTTTAAATCCGAGTTGTGTGACTGCCCGGATGAGATGATCATGCAGTCCTAAGTCGTTAAATGTCATAAAATTAAATTGGGCGCGAAGGTACGGTAAAAATACGAGGGAATTACAAAGGGGATGAAATCTGTTGAAATAACCAGGTTGCAGTTTGCAGGCCGCAGGTCCCAGTTTGTGTTTTGAAACATGAATCCTGTAACTTGATATGAATCATTCCTGTTGGGAACCCCTGACCAGCAAGGACTTTCTTTCCGGATTTGATTTCCAATGCAGAAGGCTTTGATCAACAAAGCGTTTCATTAGTATTTTAGATTAAA
The sequence above is drawn from the Bacteroidota bacterium genome and encodes:
- a CDS encoding TIGR04133 family radical SAM/SPASM protein, with amino-acid sequence MVDALKKIAFRRFRKLETNLHDLNYLFWECTTRCNLNCLHCGSDCSNTSTLPDMPLQDFLQALDTIKNPAKNLIVVLTGGEPLLRKDLTECGREIRKRGMRWGLVTNGQLYDEIRQNELLNAGLGALTISLDGLEDSHNWLRNMPGSFAKVDKALSIAANAKRLNFDVVTCVNQRNLRELPEIKCYLQKKGVKAWRLFTIIPIGRAADHSELFLDKAQLKEMFEFIKASRKEAAMDVKFSCEGYTGSYELKVRDSFFFCRAGINIASVLADGSISACPNIDRSFSQGNIYQDNFYRVWQDRFLPFRDRSWTRKGKCAVCPDYRDCLGSGMHNWHGEKSEVLVCHRQV
- a CDS encoding DEAD/DEAH box helicase, producing the protein MTFNDLGLHDHLIRAVTQLGFKNPTEIQEKVIPIFLENKRDLIGLAQTGTGKTAAFGLPLLQHINLNDNSTQGLVICPTRELCMQITKDLESYAVFLDNPKITAVYGGANIEEQIRKVRKGAHILVATPGRLLDLIKRKTVNLGTVKTVILDEADEMLNMGFKEDLDAILQKIPETKNTGLFSATMPKEVRRIAENYMTDPVEIVVGKRNSAAANIGHHYYMMKEKDRYFALKRILDFYPEIFSLVFCRTRHETGSIAEKLEKDGYNATPLHGDLSQAQRDSAMKRFRDRTVKILVATDVAARGLDVYDISHVINYNLPDDLEVYTHRSGRTARAGKSGISITLVNTRENHRISQLEKNLNIKIEHLQIPDAEEICEQQMYALMDKVARTPVDDEAINRYWPIIYKKLKKYPLEEIIQKFISAELNTFLDYYKNTGDLNAKKESDKNDRSSQRKPDKRKDAYNKNIKGGSKRLFINLGERQNMNKGALVRLICSETGITSDNIGQISILSGYSFFEVNEKVADKVMVKMKSGTYEGKRFAVDTSQEKSRTSNKRKKW